A genomic segment from Pectinophora gossypiella chromosome 27, ilPecGoss1.1, whole genome shotgun sequence encodes:
- the LOC126378958 gene encoding uncharacterized protein LOC126378958, translated as MLILNTLSILLQVAFIVFMSLLSMNIIKQFSGFARKMTVIAPALFVNHGGGPLPLLGDKDHKELTNFLRDGVKKHMDLKNIKAIILVTAHWEESKVTISSSDHHDLLFDYYGFPPESYRYTYNAPGDPALAKRIQEVLKREGVDSKLDPKRGWDHGVFVPMMLINPSANIPIVQVSVLSSQDAAEHYKIGQALHAFRKEGIAVIGSGMSYHNMREFMMARKGKIVNEEFDNFLTRVCGLEDSERKAELLKWREQPGATEAHPMRAAEHFMPLVVIAGAGGPKPGERVFHWDMSGTFRLSGFIWKQE; from the coding sequence ATGCTTATCCTCAATACTCTGTCCATTCTCCTGCAAGTTGCGTTCATAGTGTTTATGTCCTTACTTTCTATGAatataatcaaacaattcagtgGTTTTGCTAGAAAAATGACTGTGATTGCTCCTGCGCTGTTCGTGAACCATGGCGGGGGACCCTTGCCGCTATTAGGAGACAAGGATCACAAAGAGTTGACGAATTTCCTGAGGGATGGCGTTAAGAAACATATGGATCTTAAAAATATCAAAGCTATCATTTTAGTGACCGCACATTGGGAGGAGAGTAAAGTGACGATATCATCCAGCGACCATCACGACCTTCTATTTGACTACTACGGTTTTCCGCCTGAATCGTACAGGTACACTTACAATGCGCCTGGGGACCCAGCATTGGCTAAGAGAATCCAAGAAGTTTTAAAAAGAGAAGGTGTAGATTCTAAATTGGACCCGAAAAGAGGTTGGGACCATGGAGTTTTTGTACCTATGATGCTTATAAACCCTTCAGCAAACATACCTATAGTGCAAGTGTCTGTGTTAAGTAGTCAAGATGCCGcagaacattataaaattggCCAAGCATTGCATGCTTTCCGTAAAGAGGGCATTGCTGTTATCGGCTCAGGAATGTCGTATCATAACATGAGAGAGTTCATGATGGCTAGAAAAGGGAAAATCGTTAACGAAGAGTTTGATAACTTTCTGACCAGAGTGTGTGGTTTGGAAGATAGCGAACGCAAAGCTGAGTTATTGAAGTGGAGAGAGCAACCAGGTGCTACGGAGGCCCACCCTATGAGAGCGGCTGAGCACTTTATGCCGCTGGTGGTTATTGCTGGGGCTGGAGGGCCGAAGCCTGGTGAACGTGTCTTCCACTGGGATATGAGTGGTACTTTTAGGTTAAGCGGATTCATTTGGAAACAAGAATAA